Genomic DNA from Rahnella variigena:
AGACACTGAAAGCGCAAATGCAGCTTTCATCAGCGGCTCCTGCTCGGTCAGCAACATGGCTTCATGCCACAGTGGGATCGCCATCAGAGATTCTTCGTCTTGCGGATCAACCAGCAACAGGTTCAGCCGTTCGCGAGCTGTCAGAGCCAGAGACTTTTCTTCCAGCTGGGTTTTGAGGATTTTCATCACCTGCGTATAGGCCTGAGCCCGCAGCTGAGCGGCGCTGGAAAAATGGTGATGAACCTGACCGGTTGCCGCACCGGCTTCTTGCGCGACACGACGAACGGTGGTCGCGGCCAGTCCTTCACGGCGGGCAATTCGCGCAGCAGCTTCCAGAATAGTATTGCGGCGGGCTTCTTTACACAGGTAGACCACTGAAAAATCCGAAGCAGAGTAGGCAGATGAGGATAATGCCAAGACTTGGACGGATGTTCAAGATTTTTTGAGAACGTTCATTCACCTGTGATTTTATATAGGTAAATGACTTGCAATCTCTGTGAAAATTGTACTCGCCGAAAATGACCGCAGCCTGACGTTTCAGGCCACTTACTGATCAGTACACACAAAACTCGACGCTGATCTGCTATCACCCTGCCCGTTATATTTCGGATACAACGGGTAATCACATAAGGGCATTTCACGTCCTGCCGTCGGTTTGTTGACATCAATCATAACTTGCTGACCGGGTGGGATCCCATGATCGACCCACTTATCCAGTGTGCCGAGTGAATCCCAGCTCGCACGAAAAGTTCCGCTGCTGTGGGTAAAGCCGGGTGCCAGGTAGAAGCGTGCAAACTGACGGAGCTCTTTCTCGCCGAATTCCGCTTTCAGTTTTTCGTAATACGCCACGGTATTCCCCGGTGGTACTGCCATGTCTGCGGTACCGTGCATCAGCAGCAACTTACCACCATGTTGCACAAAGGCGCGGAGGTTCGCATCGTCGTTATCGACCTGCGCAGCCAGCTCTTTGAGCCGCTGCTGATGTGCGGCCGGGTCGAATTTCAGAGAGTCGTAATCCGCATTACGCATGACTTCATAACGGACGGCCTGATCGCCCATCATATAAGGAAAGGAAATAATGATATTTGTAGCTTCGGGTTTCGGCTTGTCTGCGCCGGAGCCAAATACGCTGACCAGCGCGGAAGCGTCAGCACCGCGTAATATCGGCCAGGGCGCAAAGTGATCGCCGGTAGGCAGGTTTATGCCAAGTTGTACGGGCTTATTCAGCATGCCGACCATCGCTATTTGCGTGTCAGAAAGACAATTTGACCCGGTATCTTTGCCCTGCGGACAACGCAGATGCGCTATTTTAAATGTCGCACTACAGGCATCCGGATTGGCGACAACGCCGTCGGCCAGACCGTCCAGTTTATCGCAGGCACCGGTCACGGCGTTGGCAATCAGCGCGGCTTTTGCCGGTGAAATCCACGCACCCGGCGTGTTGTAAATAGCTTGCCCGATACGGATACCTGCCATGTGCAGTTCGACGACGTTGTATACCGGATGAATAGCGATCGCGCCGTCGTAGTCGAGCGGGAAGCGCTGAATTGCAGCAAGTGCTTCGTGTCCGCCCTGAGAATTGCCCTGAAAATACAGGCGCGAGGGTTTTTTACCGTAAGCCTGTGTGATGAGTGCGACCGCAACATCGTGGGTTTTCTTAATCTGAGCACCGGCAAAATTATCCCAGGATTCCTGGTTGAGAGCAAAAGACGCATCGGATACGCCGCCCTGATGCCCGGAATCGCTGCCAAAAGTCGCGTAACCTTGTTTCAGCGCGCCGGGTGTAGCGGCTGGCGCCAGCCGGGCTGTATCGGCATCCTTAACGGCACCGTCGAATCCGCTGCCGCCGAGCTGCAAGGCTTTACCATTCCATATGAGGGGCAGATAAAGCTGAAAATTAATATCAGGTGCTGTCACATCAATGGGTTTAATCAGTCCTTCGAGTTTGCAGTGCTGATTACCGGGATGACCGGCCATCGCAACATTGGTCACCAACGCGCCGCGGGTTGGTAAACCTATTTTGGCAGCATCGATGCGGGAATTTTTTAGGGCCACACATTGCGACTGGTTTATACCTGCCGGGGACGCTTCGGCTACATTTGCTGAGAACAAATTAGCGAAGAACAACGCAAAACAAAAAGTACAAAAACGCGCATTCATCAGACAGCTGTTATCCCATTGCGTAAAAGTGGCAGTTTGTCATTAAATGATCTGCGAAAACAGCCCTCCGTGCTGGAATTAGTCACTCACGACATTATGGATATGGCATACGCATCTCATCACGCAAACAAATGAACTCAGGTTTAATAGCCTCCTTATTTATGAGTAGAACGGGTTTTTATATTTTTACACCAGACCTTATGCAATTAAAATAATATCCCCATTGTGAGCTATCATTTTAATGAATGATATAAATGCCTGGGTGTTTGATATTGGCATGGTGAATGAAATAAATCTAATTTTTAATTTGTCTCTTATTGGTAATTAAAGGTATATTGCTGCCGCCTGCCTGGTTGCGGGTGCGATTAATATTAATCAACTTTTTTGAAAAGGAATTTACATGAAGTCTTTAGTCAAGTTGTTTGTCCTGGCTGCTGTGGTCTCTACGCTTTCTGGTTGTACAGGTAGCGTCTATAACAAAGAAAAAAACTGTGATTACATGTACTTACTTCACCCTGCTATTTCAATTTCTAAAATGATTGGTGGTTGCGGCCCGACTGAAAAATAATGTTATTTTCAGTGTAAAATATGCCGGGCGATGATGCCCGGCATTTATTTAATAACACGTCTGTTTCTTAATACTTTCTTAAAACGTCCAGCAGATACCGCTGGCACCCTCCTGCCTTTTAGAGCGTTGCCGATAATTTTCGTCAACAGTTATGTACTAACCTGCTTAACCAATAAGAGTTTCATAATAAATCACCTGTGTTTTAGATTAACAATCTAAATGTAGACCAGTCGTCTCCAGGCAAGTTAAAAGCATTCCATTTTGCTAAAGCTTATTTGTAGATTTCTCCACATCGCATTACTCTTCAATGAATCGCAGCAGGTCTTCATTAATCGTCCCGGCTTGGGTGATTGTCATCCCGTGGCCAAATCCCGCATAGACCTTGAGCTGCGCATCTTTGACAAGTTGCGCGGACAGAATGGCGGAGTCCGCCAGCGGAACGATCTGGTCGTCATCACCATGCATGATCAGGGTTGGCACATCGATTTTCTTAAGGTCATCAGTGAAATCAACCTCAGAGAACTGTTTGATACAGTCATATTGACCTTTGATCCCACCCCGCATGCCCTGAAGCCAGAAGCTTTCTCTCACACCCTCAGAAGGCGTCTCTGACGAACGGTTATAGTTGAAAAAAGGCGTGGTCAAATCCTTGTAGAACTGAGAGCGGTCTTTTTCGACCGCAGCACGGATGCCATCAAACACTTCCATAGGCAGACCGCCAGGATTTTTCTCACTTTGCAGCATAACCGGAGGGACTGCGCCGATAAGTACAGCTTTGCTGACGCGCGCCGAGCCATACGTACCGATATAGCGTGCGACTTCACCGCCACCGGTCGAATGTCCAACCAGAACAACGTCGTGGAGATCTAACTGCTCGATGAGTGATGATAAATCTTCAGCGTAGGTATCCATATCATTGCCGTCCCACGTCTGACTGGAGTTGCCATGGCTGCGGCGATCGTGAGCGATGACACGGAACCCCTGCTGACCGAAGAACAACATTTGCGCATCCCATGCATCACTTGATAATGGCCATCCGTGGGAGAAAATAATGGTTTGTCCCTTGCCAAAGTCTTTATATGCAATCTTAGAACCGTCTTTCACCTGAATAGTTTTCATCTCTTTATTCTCTTTTCTGTTGGCGACGCCTCATTGGCGGCGCATTTGATTTAAAAGTATTTTTCTTCGTATATTGATTTTTACACTGGGCAGTCATTGAAAGAATGACTGGCCTGGAAAGCATTTAACTGATGTTTACTGAGATAAGCTTTGTGCCGCTTTTTCGATCACCGCCGCAATTTTTTCCGGCTGTGATGCGTAAATGGCATGGTTGCCTTTCAATTCAGTAACGGTGCTGTGCGCGCGTTTGGCCATGAAGCGCTCCAGTTCTGGATTAATAGCACGATCCTGCGTCGCCACGACGGCCCAGCTAGGCTTCGTTTTCCATGCCGGAACGCCTGCCGGGGCAGCGAATGCCGCTACTGCAGGCATGAGTTGAGATTGCGCCAACAGATTTGTCTCTTTGACTGGCAAGTCAGCGGCAAAGTCCGCGTGGAAATTTTCCGGTTTGATATAAAGGAAGTGATCTGGCGTTTCAGTAATTGACTGAGCGGCTGGCGGATATTTTTTGGCCAGACTCAGCAATGAGTCACCTTGATCCGGCTGGAACGCTGCGATGTAAACCAGCCCCGCAACAGAGGGGTCATTTCCCGCGTCACTGATGATCATGCCGGCGTAGCTGTGGCCAACCAGCAATGATTTACCACTTTGTAACGCGAGAACGCGTCGGGTCGCCGCGACATCGTCAGCCAGCGAGGTTTGTGGCTCCTGAACAATCGACACTTTGTAGCCCGCTTTATTCAGAATGCGAGCCACCGGATCCCAACCTGAACCATCAACAAAAGCGCCATGTACCAGAACGATGTTTTTTACCGGCGCAGCCATTGAAGACTGAGCATAAACAGACAGAACCAGGCTTAAAGCCAGAGTAGTCAATGATTTTTTGAACATGATTAATTTCCTGTATTTTATATGGATTATTGAATTAGACCGGTCGTCTAACCATCTCTTAAATAAAAAATTACCCGTACCTGCTATTCAGGCCAACTCTGTGTGCTGTTCTTTATACCGGAACGGCTGTTGTGCTATGTCGTTTAGTTGCCGTGCCATGTGTGTAAGCTAACAGCTATTAGACCAGTCGTCTACATGTAATTAATAAAACTTT
This window encodes:
- a CDS encoding YhfL family protein, with product MKSLVKLFVLAAVVSTLSGCTGSVYNKEKNCDYMYLLHPAISISKMIGGCGPTEK
- a CDS encoding alpha/beta fold hydrolase, producing MFKKSLTTLALSLVLSVYAQSSMAAPVKNIVLVHGAFVDGSGWDPVARILNKAGYKVSIVQEPQTSLADDVAATRRVLALQSGKSLLVGHSYAGMIISDAGNDPSVAGLVYIAAFQPDQGDSLLSLAKKYPPAAQSITETPDHFLYIKPENFHADFAADLPVKETNLLAQSQLMPAVAAFAAPAGVPAWKTKPSWAVVATQDRAINPELERFMAKRAHSTVTELKGNHAIYASQPEKIAAVIEKAAQSLSQ
- a CDS encoding TetR family transcriptional regulator translates to MVYLCKEARRNTILEAAARIARREGLAATTVRRVAQEAGAATGQVHHHFSSAAQLRAQAYTQVMKILKTQLEEKSLALTARERLNLLLVDPQDEESLMAIPLWHEAMLLTEQEPLMKAAFALSVSDWHQLVSDAISFGRQKGEFVQGESPEHISWRLIGLSSSMDAMSRLETLGLSPTCAQYNLGRAIENELYAHNSCSKETTDV
- a CDS encoding tannase/feruloyl esterase family alpha/beta hydrolase yields the protein MALKNSRIDAAKIGLPTRGALVTNVAMAGHPGNQHCKLEGLIKPIDVTAPDINFQLYLPLIWNGKALQLGGSGFDGAVKDADTARLAPAATPGALKQGYATFGSDSGHQGGVSDASFALNQESWDNFAGAQIKKTHDVAVALITQAYGKKPSRLYFQGNSQGGHEALAAIQRFPLDYDGAIAIHPVYNVVELHMAGIRIGQAIYNTPGAWISPAKAALIANAVTGACDKLDGLADGVVANPDACSATFKIAHLRCPQGKDTGSNCLSDTQIAMVGMLNKPVQLGINLPTGDHFAPWPILRGADASALVSVFGSGADKPKPEATNIIISFPYMMGDQAVRYEVMRNADYDSLKFDPAAHQQRLKELAAQVDNDDANLRAFVQHGGKLLLMHGTADMAVPPGNTVAYYEKLKAEFGEKELRQFARFYLAPGFTHSSGTFRASWDSLGTLDKWVDHGIPPGQQVMIDVNKPTAGREMPLCDYPLYPKYNGQGDSRSASSFVCTDQ
- a CDS encoding alpha/beta fold hydrolase; the protein is MKTIQVKDGSKIAYKDFGKGQTIIFSHGWPLSSDAWDAQMLFFGQQGFRVIAHDRRSHGNSSQTWDGNDMDTYAEDLSSLIEQLDLHDVVLVGHSTGGGEVARYIGTYGSARVSKAVLIGAVPPVMLQSEKNPGGLPMEVFDGIRAAVEKDRSQFYKDLTTPFFNYNRSSETPSEGVRESFWLQGMRGGIKGQYDCIKQFSEVDFTDDLKKIDVPTLIMHGDDDQIVPLADSAILSAQLVKDAQLKVYAGFGHGMTITQAGTINEDLLRFIEE